From one Musa acuminata AAA Group cultivar baxijiao chromosome BXJ2-6, Cavendish_Baxijiao_AAA, whole genome shotgun sequence genomic stretch:
- the LOC103986970 gene encoding glyoxylase I 4 produces the protein MHDPRQVAPPVFVLDWGEEVDPYVHVYVQLASDCRSSSTSKRTSSALLSAPRFHCSQLLLVSLHLIVEKQRIREMLGAKGGALPLASLNHISVVCRSVETSLDFYQNVLGFLPIRRPGSFKFDGAWLFNYGIGIHLLQSEDPEKMPRKREINPKDNHISFQCESLALVEKKLKEMGIPYIQNRVEEGGIYVDQLFFHDPDGFMIEICNCENLPVISLSGEPIMACKRVVSFTPQQQQQQQYLPQAIHVKEEPCA, from the exons ATGCATGATCCACGTCAGGTTGCACCACCTGTCTTCGTTTTGGATTGGGGCGAGGAAGTGGACCCCTACGTCCATGTATATGTACAGCTCGCAAGCGATTGCCGTTCTTCGTCCACCTCGAAGCGCACGTCCAGTGCGTTGCTCTCTGCTCCTCGGTTTCACTGCTCTCAGCTCCTTCTCGTCTCTCTGCATCTGATTGTCGAGAAACAGAGAATAAGGGAGATGTTGGGCGCTAAAGGTGGTGCGCTGCCGCTGGCTTCCTTAAACCATATCTCCGTCGTTTGCAGATCAGTGGAGACGTCACTTGATTTCTACCAGAATGTGCTCGGCTTCCTCCCCATCCGGAGGCCCGGATCCTTCAAATTTGATGGTGCCTG GCTGTTTAACTATGGAATAGGCATCCACTTACTGCAATCTGAAGACCCCGAGAAGATGCCGAGGAAGAGGGAGATCAATCCCAAGGACAATCACATCTCCTTCCAG TGCGAGAGCTTGGCCTTGGTGGAGAAGAAGCTGAAAGAGATGGGCATACCTTACATCCAGAATCGAGTGGAGGAAGGTGGGATCTACGTGGACCAATTATTTTTCCATGACCCGGATGGCTTCATGATCGAGATCTGCAACTGCGAGAACCTCCCGGTGATCTCACTTTCCGGGGAACCCATTATGGCCTGCAAGAGAGTCGTCAGCTTCACtccgcagcaacagcagcagcaacagtatCTCCCGCAAGCCATCCATGTCAAGGAGGAGCCCTGCGCATGA
- the LOC103988233 gene encoding uncharacterized protein At1g15400-like, which produces MARLQRSVTTFRRSGSSGLVWDENFLPGDLSRIKKKEEEGVAGFREETMRHSKSMGSTGKMGRRSSIGGSRQVVFPAGFVSPAADPPSPDVPRCLCCGFFSQNRSANRFKPRRR; this is translated from the coding sequence atGGCTAGGCTGCAAAGATCTGTAACAACGTTCAGGAGGTCAGGATCATCGGGGCTGGTGTGGGATGAGAACTTCTTGCCGGGGGACCTCAGTCGGataaagaagaaagaggaggagggagtTGCAGGATTCAGGGAGGAGACGATGAGGCACTCCAAAAGCATGGGATCGACGGGAAAGATGGGACGCAGAAGCAGCATCGGTGGCAGCAGGCAGGTCGTCTTCCCTGCAGGCTTTGTCTCGCCGGCTGCCGACCCGCCTTCTCCCGACGTCCCTCGTTGCCTTTGTTGTGGATTCTTCAGCCAGAACCGCTCTGCTAATCGATTCAAGCCGAGAAGGCGGTAA
- the LOC103986972 gene encoding uncharacterized protein LOC103986972 isoform X2 yields the protein MSRRAGDWNCSLCQHHNFSRRDSCQQCGHPRLCSGDFSDYAGLGGGRGGSSFGVVSDVRPGDWYCSCGGHNFASRSSCHSCGAFRDESAVGVIGGFDNSEMAGSQGITYGGGGWKSGDWLCTRSGCNHHNFASRRECYRCKAPKGCGA from the exons ATGAGCAGGCGGGCAGGAGACTGGAACTGCAGTTTATGCCAGCACCACAACTTCAGTAGGCGTGACTCCTGCCAGCAATGCGGTCACCCCAGGTTGTGCAGCGGCGACTTCTCCGACTACGCCGGCCTCGGAGGCGGTCGAGGAGGGTCCTCGTTCGGTGTCGTTTCGGACGTCCGGCCCGGAGACTGGTACTGCTCATGCGGTGGTCATAACTTTGCGAGCCGATCCAGCTGCCACTCGTGTGGCGCCTTCAGGGATGAATCCGCGGTCGGCGTTATCGGCGGATTCGACAATAGTGAAATGGCAGGCTCACAAGGTATCACCTACGGTGGCGGCGGCTGGAAGTCCGGGGACTGGTTGTGCACCAG GTCGGGCTGCAATCATCACAACTTCGCTAGCAGAAGGGAATGTTATCGATGCAAGGCACCAAAGGGATGCG GAGCATAA
- the LOC103986972 gene encoding uncharacterized protein LOC103986972 isoform X1 codes for MYKRHTDPPKEQQRQSPSPSRLISSPVPYPLLFICLTFYRSGVEKMSRRAGDWNCSLCQHHNFSRRDSCQQCGHPRLCSGDFSDYAGLGGGRGGSSFGVVSDVRPGDWYCSCGGHNFASRSSCHSCGAFRDESAVGVIGGFDNSEMAGSQGITYGGGGWKSGDWLCTRSGCNHHNFASRRECYRCKAPKGCGA; via the exons ATGTATAAAAGGCACACCGATCCACCCAAAGAACAACAGCGGCAGAGCCCCTCACCGAGTCGCCTCATCTCGTCTCCTGTTCCTTATCCCCTGCTCTTCATCTGTCTCACCTTTTATCGATCAG GGGTTGAGAAGATGAGCAGGCGGGCAGGAGACTGGAACTGCAGTTTATGCCAGCACCACAACTTCAGTAGGCGTGACTCCTGCCAGCAATGCGGTCACCCCAGGTTGTGCAGCGGCGACTTCTCCGACTACGCCGGCCTCGGAGGCGGTCGAGGAGGGTCCTCGTTCGGTGTCGTTTCGGACGTCCGGCCCGGAGACTGGTACTGCTCATGCGGTGGTCATAACTTTGCGAGCCGATCCAGCTGCCACTCGTGTGGCGCCTTCAGGGATGAATCCGCGGTCGGCGTTATCGGCGGATTCGACAATAGTGAAATGGCAGGCTCACAAGGTATCACCTACGGTGGCGGCGGCTGGAAGTCCGGGGACTGGTTGTGCACCAG GTCGGGCTGCAATCATCACAACTTCGCTAGCAGAAGGGAATGTTATCGATGCAAGGCACCAAAGGGATGCG GAGCATAA
- the LOC135614366 gene encoding transcription initiation factor TFIID subunit 15b-like, with the protein MSKWTGDWNCRSCHHHNFSWRDACQKCGNLRSSVGDLSDSTGSGSGGSSLGFTVSGHVRLGDWYCSCGGHNFASRSSCHSCGAVKQDSTIGGSDSNDMPGSQGIAYGGGGWKSGDWLCTRSGCNQHNFASRRECYRCKAPKGSGA; encoded by the exons ATGAGCAAGTGGACAGGAGACTGGAACTGCCGGTCTTGCCACCACCACAACTTTAGCTGGCGCGATGCATGCCAGAAATGTGGTAACCTGAggtcgtccgtcggtgacctctcCGACTCCACCGGCTCCGGCAGCGGTGGATCGTCGTTGGGTTTCACCGTCTCGGGGCACGTCCGCCTCGGAGACTGGTACTGCTCATGCGGCGGTCACAACTTCGCCAGCCGATCGAGCTGCCACTCGTGTGGCGCCGTCAAGCAAGACTCCACCATCGGCGGATCTGACAGCAATGACATGCCAGGCTCACAGGGTATCGCCTACGGTGGTGGAGGCTGGAAATCCGGGGACTGGTTGTGCACCAG GTCGGGCTGCAATCAGCACAACTTCGCTAGCAGGAGGGAATGTTATCGCTGCAAGGCACCTAAGGGATCCG GTGCTTAA